One Peterkaempfera bronchialis DNA window includes the following coding sequences:
- a CDS encoding NUDIX hydrolase — protein MGVAVEREGLPGWLQPVRDAAERVEPQQLSRFLPPPVGGRRSAVLMLFGEQAEGPDLLLIERARSLRSHAGQPSFPGGALDPEDGDPSGPGPVNAALREAQEETGLDPAGIQVFGVLPDLYIPVSDFVVTPVLGWWRSPSPVGPVDPAEVASVFRVPVADLTDPANRARLRHPSGFTGPAFLVAGQVVWGFTAGVIDRVLHYSGLERPWDHSRVVRLSEDAFGLALGEPDRVQDPGPELTPGG, from the coding sequence ATGGGCGTGGCGGTCGAGCGGGAGGGGCTGCCCGGTTGGCTTCAGCCGGTGCGGGACGCGGCAGAGCGGGTGGAGCCGCAGCAGTTGAGCCGGTTTCTGCCGCCGCCGGTGGGCGGACGGCGCTCGGCGGTGCTGATGCTCTTCGGCGAGCAGGCGGAGGGTCCGGACCTGCTGCTGATCGAACGGGCCAGGTCGCTGCGCTCGCACGCGGGGCAGCCGTCCTTCCCCGGCGGCGCGCTGGATCCGGAGGACGGGGACCCTAGCGGCCCGGGTCCGGTCAATGCGGCGCTGCGGGAGGCGCAGGAGGAGACCGGGCTGGATCCGGCGGGCATCCAGGTCTTCGGGGTGCTGCCAGACCTCTACATCCCGGTCAGCGACTTCGTGGTGACCCCGGTGCTGGGCTGGTGGCGGTCGCCCTCCCCGGTCGGGCCGGTGGACCCGGCGGAGGTGGCCTCGGTCTTCCGGGTGCCGGTGGCCGACCTGACCGATCCGGCGAACCGGGCCCGGCTGCGCCATCCCAGCGGCTTCACCGGGCCGGCCTTCCTGGTGGCGGGGCAGGTGGTCTGGGGGTTCACCGCCGGGGTGATCGACCGGGTGCTGCACTACAGCGGGCTGGAGCGGCCATGGGACCACTCCCGGGTGGTGCGGCTCTCCGAGGACGCCTTCGGCCTGGCGCTCGGGGAGCCCGACCGGGTCCAGGACCCCGGCCCGGAGCTGACCCCCGGCGGGTGA
- a CDS encoding MDR family MFS transporter: MTHRQILVVMFGLMLGMFLAALDQSIVGTAMPKIVSQFNGLDHMSWTVTAYLLTSTAAVPLYGKISDQIGRRPVYLFAIVIFLVGSALAGMSQNMGQLIGFRAVQGLGGGGLMSLSLAIIGDVIPPRDRGRYQGLFGAVFAVSSVAGPLLGGFFTDHLSWRWIFYINLPVGVVALFVAAAVLKIDQRKQKHTIDWAGAALLVGGVTALLLVTSWSGTANGWTSATTLLLGVGGVLALVLFALVERRAAEPIMPPHLFRDHTFSLTSGIGFVVGLAMFGAIIYLPIYLQVVRGDSPTGSGLRMIPMMIGLLAASIISGRVISKTGTYKMWPLLGTSVTIVGLVLLSRLRLDTSMWLLGLFMVLMGIGLGCVMQVLVLAVQNSVEMKDMGAATAGSMFFRSIGGAFGTAIFGTVLTSRLNHHISEGVAAAGLKGQGGGGFAAGGEEKLTSGGRAAIEQLPVQLQDIVLNGFVKALDDLFLVGIPFVLVALVLAFFIREVPLRGHGGGQDQDKAEQAPIPVME; this comes from the coding sequence ATGACCCACCGCCAGATCCTGGTGGTGATGTTCGGACTCATGCTCGGCATGTTCCTGGCCGCGCTCGACCAGAGCATCGTCGGTACGGCCATGCCGAAGATCGTCAGCCAGTTCAACGGCCTGGACCACATGTCCTGGACGGTGACCGCGTACCTGCTGACCTCCACGGCCGCCGTCCCGCTCTACGGCAAGATCTCCGACCAGATCGGCCGCCGTCCCGTCTACCTCTTCGCCATCGTGATCTTCCTGGTCGGCTCCGCGCTGGCCGGCATGTCCCAGAACATGGGCCAGCTGATCGGCTTCCGCGCCGTGCAGGGCCTGGGTGGCGGCGGCCTGATGTCGCTGTCGCTGGCGATCATCGGCGATGTCATCCCGCCCCGTGACCGAGGCCGCTATCAGGGCCTCTTCGGCGCGGTCTTCGCCGTGTCCAGCGTGGCCGGTCCGCTGCTCGGCGGCTTCTTCACCGACCACCTCAGCTGGCGGTGGATCTTCTACATCAACCTGCCGGTCGGTGTGGTGGCGCTCTTCGTGGCCGCCGCCGTACTCAAGATCGACCAGCGGAAGCAGAAGCACACCATCGACTGGGCGGGCGCGGCCCTGCTGGTCGGCGGTGTCACCGCGCTGCTGCTGGTGACCTCCTGGAGCGGCACCGCCAACGGCTGGACCTCCGCCACCACCCTGCTGCTCGGCGTCGGCGGCGTGCTGGCGCTGGTGCTCTTCGCCCTGGTGGAGCGGCGGGCCGCCGAACCGATCATGCCTCCGCACCTCTTCCGGGACCACACCTTCTCGCTGACCAGCGGGATCGGCTTCGTGGTGGGCCTGGCGATGTTCGGCGCCATCATCTACCTGCCGATCTACCTCCAGGTGGTGCGCGGCGACTCGCCGACCGGATCGGGCCTGCGCATGATCCCGATGATGATCGGCCTCCTGGCCGCCTCGATCATCTCCGGTCGGGTGATCAGCAAGACCGGCACCTACAAGATGTGGCCGCTGCTGGGCACCTCGGTCACCATCGTCGGGCTCGTCCTGCTCTCCCGGCTCCGGCTGGACACCTCGATGTGGCTGCTGGGCCTCTTCATGGTGCTGATGGGCATCGGCCTGGGCTGTGTGATGCAGGTGCTGGTGCTGGCCGTGCAGAACTCGGTCGAGATGAAGGACATGGGCGCCGCCACCGCCGGGTCGATGTTCTTCCGCTCCATCGGCGGCGCCTTCGGTACCGCGATCTTCGGCACCGTGCTCACCAGCCGGCTCAACCACCACATCAGCGAGGGTGTGGCTGCCGCCGGACTCAAGGGACAGGGCGGCGGCGGCTTCGCCGCAGGCGGCGAGGAGAAGCTGACCTCGGGCGGCCGGGCCGCCATCGAGCAGCTGCCGGTGCAGCTCCAGGACATCGTGCTGAATGGCTTCGTCAAGGCCCTGGACGACCTGTTCCTGGTGGGCATCCCGTTTGTGCTGGTCGCCCTGGTGCTGGCGTTCTTCATCCGCGAGGTGCCGCTGCGCGGCCACGGCGGCGGCCAGGACCAGGACAAGGCGGAGCAGGCCCCCATCCCGGTCATGGAGTAA
- a CDS encoding MarP family serine protease has translation MNVLDVLLIVAAVGFAWSGYRQGFVVGILSVVGFLGGGLAAVQLLPLVLKHVSPGTASSVVAVVVVIVLASIGQAVTTHYGWQLRGRIGRRRGQVVDAAGGSVVNVVAMLLVAWLIGSALAGTSLPTISKEVRSSRVLGEVQQALPASAPNWFSDFSSALARNGFPQVFNPFENEPITEVEAPDPALAGSVAVANARRSVVKVVGTATSCSKTLEGTGFVFAPHRVMTNAHVVGGVNEPTVQIGGVGRLYDATVVLYDWQRDVAVLDVPRLEAPALTFAGEAGTNDSAVVAGFPENGSFNVQPARLRARIQANGPDIYHRGQVVRDVYSVRSLVRQGNSGGPLLTPDGRVYGVIFAKSLDSPDTGYALTAAEVLPDARQGAASTARVDTQGCAL, from the coding sequence GTGAACGTCCTGGATGTACTGCTGATCGTCGCCGCTGTCGGCTTTGCCTGGTCCGGCTACCGGCAGGGGTTCGTGGTCGGCATCCTCTCGGTGGTGGGGTTCCTGGGCGGTGGGCTGGCCGCCGTCCAACTGCTGCCGCTGGTCCTGAAGCATGTCAGCCCCGGCACGGCCTCCTCGGTGGTCGCCGTGGTGGTGGTGATCGTGCTGGCCTCGATCGGACAGGCCGTCACCACCCACTACGGCTGGCAGTTGCGGGGCCGGATCGGCAGGCGGCGCGGCCAGGTCGTCGACGCCGCCGGCGGGTCGGTCGTCAATGTGGTCGCCATGCTGCTGGTGGCCTGGCTGATCGGCTCCGCGCTGGCGGGTACCTCGCTGCCCACCATCTCCAAGGAGGTCCGCAGCTCCCGGGTGCTCGGCGAGGTGCAGCAGGCGCTGCCCGCCAGTGCGCCCAACTGGTTCTCCGACTTCAGCTCGGCCCTCGCCCGCAATGGCTTCCCCCAGGTCTTCAACCCCTTCGAGAACGAGCCCATCACCGAGGTGGAGGCGCCCGACCCGGCGCTGGCCGGCAGCGTGGCGGTGGCCAACGCCCGGCGGTCCGTGGTCAAGGTGGTCGGTACCGCCACCAGTTGCAGCAAGACCCTGGAGGGCACCGGCTTCGTCTTCGCCCCGCACCGGGTGATGACCAACGCCCATGTGGTCGGCGGGGTCAATGAGCCCACCGTGCAGATCGGTGGCGTCGGCCGGCTCTACGACGCCACCGTGGTGCTCTACGACTGGCAGCGGGATGTCGCCGTCCTGGACGTGCCCCGGCTGGAGGCCCCTGCGCTGACCTTCGCCGGCGAGGCCGGCACCAACGACAGCGCCGTGGTGGCCGGCTTCCCCGAGAACGGCTCCTTCAACGTCCAGCCGGCCCGGCTCCGCGCCCGCATCCAGGCCAACGGCCCGGACATCTACCACCGGGGCCAGGTGGTCCGCGACGTCTACTCGGTGCGCTCGCTGGTGCGCCAGGGCAACTCCGGCGGCCCGCTGCTCACCCCGGACGGCCGCGTGTACGGGGTGATCTTCGCCAAGTCGCTGGACAGCCCCGACACCGGCTATGCCCTCACCGCCGCCGAGGTGCTGCCCGACGCCCGGCAGGGCGCCGCCTCCACGGCACGGGTGGACACCCAGGGCTGCGCGCTCTGA
- a CDS encoding metal-dependent hydrolase has protein sequence MMGHSHAVSGAMLYAASAPFLPPLLLDIHLQPSDILMGTVLCAGAALLPDLDHHDGTIANFLGPLSKLLCRLVAWISGGHRHATHSFLFVALMSAGTWAGISYAGRWFTLGMTFFLLALAIRALHLCPPGHGTSAWITVVGLAALGTAGIDRWMPNAPGWLPYAVGLGCLAHLLGDCLTKQGAPLFWPHRQRYETVLIKHTGNKVETKVLVPLMSVATVALLWFTALSPTVVG, from the coding sequence ATGATGGGTCATTCGCACGCGGTCAGCGGAGCCATGCTCTACGCGGCCTCGGCACCGTTTCTGCCGCCGCTGCTGCTCGACATACACCTTCAGCCCAGCGACATACTGATGGGCACCGTGCTCTGCGCCGGCGCGGCCCTGCTGCCCGACCTGGACCACCACGACGGCACCATCGCCAACTTCCTGGGGCCGCTGTCCAAGCTGCTCTGCCGCCTGGTCGCCTGGATCTCCGGCGGCCACCGGCACGCCACCCACTCGTTCCTCTTTGTCGCGCTGATGTCCGCCGGCACCTGGGCGGGGATCAGCTACGCGGGGCGGTGGTTCACCCTGGGCATGACCTTCTTCCTGCTGGCCCTGGCGATCCGGGCGCTGCACCTCTGCCCGCCGGGCCATGGGACCTCGGCGTGGATCACGGTGGTCGGCCTGGCGGCGCTCGGCACCGCCGGCATCGACCGGTGGATGCCCAATGCGCCGGGCTGGCTCCCGTACGCCGTCGGCCTGGGATGCCTGGCGCACCTGCTCGGCGACTGCCTCACCAAGCAGGGCGCACCGCTCTTCTGGCCGCACCGGCAGCGCTACGAGACCGTGCTGATCAAGCACACCGGCAACAAGGTGGAGACCAAGGTGCTGGTGCCGCTGATGAGCGTCGCCACCGTGGCGCTGCTCTGGTTCACGGCGCTCTCCCCCACCGTGGTCGGCTGA
- a CDS encoding alpha/beta fold hydrolase, producing MPLHENPAQSPAPGTWNVRLDGPWTHRDVAANGARFHIAELGEGPLVLLVHGWPQFWWTWRHQLIALADAGFRAVAMDLRGVGGSDRTPRGYDPANLALDITGVIRSLGERDAALVGHDSGGFLAWVAAVMRPSLVRRLAVVSAAHPRRLRRALLSDRRQLAAYEHVLGFQRPWVPERQLIADDAEQVARYLHAWTATAALDEKSIANYRQAMQIPSTAHCSIEPYRWLMRSMARPDGFQFSRRMKRPVRVPTLHLHGALDPVLLTGTAAGSGEYVQAPYHWRLLDDIGHFPHEEDPAGFTSELVTWLRDGSLDR from the coding sequence ATGCCGCTCCACGAGAACCCCGCCCAGTCCCCCGCCCCGGGCACCTGGAACGTCCGCCTGGACGGCCCCTGGACGCACCGGGACGTGGCCGCCAACGGCGCCCGCTTCCATATCGCCGAGCTCGGCGAGGGGCCGCTGGTCCTGCTGGTGCACGGCTGGCCGCAGTTCTGGTGGACCTGGCGGCACCAGCTGATCGCCCTCGCCGACGCCGGCTTCCGTGCGGTGGCGATGGACCTGCGCGGGGTCGGCGGCAGCGACCGCACCCCGCGCGGCTACGATCCGGCCAATCTGGCGCTGGACATCACCGGAGTGATCCGCTCGCTGGGCGAGCGTGACGCCGCGCTGGTCGGCCATGACTCGGGCGGCTTCCTGGCCTGGGTGGCCGCGGTGATGCGCCCGTCGCTGGTCCGGCGGCTGGCAGTGGTCTCCGCGGCGCATCCACGGCGGCTGCGCCGGGCGCTGCTCAGCGACCGCCGGCAACTGGCGGCGTATGAGCATGTGCTGGGCTTCCAGCGGCCGTGGGTGCCGGAGCGGCAGCTGATCGCGGACGACGCGGAGCAGGTCGCCCGCTATCTGCACGCCTGGACGGCCACCGCGGCGCTGGACGAGAAGTCCATCGCCAACTACCGGCAGGCGATGCAGATCCCCAGCACCGCGCACTGCTCGATCGAGCCCTACCGCTGGCTGATGCGGTCGATGGCACGGCCGGACGGCTTCCAGTTCTCCCGCCGGATGAAGCGCCCGGTGCGGGTGCCCACGCTCCATCTGCACGGCGCCCTCGACCCGGTCCTGCTGACCGGTACGGCGGCGGGGTCCGGGGAGTACGTCCAGGCGCCGTACCACTGGCGGCTGCTGGACGACATCGGGCACTTCCCGCATGAGGAGGACCCGGCCGGGTTCACCTCGGAGCTGGTGACCTGGCTGCGGGACGGCTCACTGGACCGGTAA
- a CDS encoding phage holin family protein produces MSAGADGLSTSGSTAFSGDGDRSLGQLFSAATADLSSLVHDEIALAKAEIRQDVKRGVAGGTSLAVAGVVALAAIPMLSFAFAYGLHALGITLGWSFLIVAGVYLVLAAVLGLLALRSFKKVEKPQRTIDGAKATADVLRKARPRPATEQEIHAVLER; encoded by the coding sequence ATGTCCGCAGGAGCCGACGGCCTGTCCACGAGCGGGAGCACCGCGTTCAGCGGCGACGGGGACCGCTCGCTCGGTCAGCTGTTCTCGGCCGCGACCGCCGACCTCTCCTCACTGGTCCACGACGAGATCGCGCTCGCCAAGGCCGAGATCCGGCAGGACGTCAAGCGCGGGGTGGCCGGCGGCACCTCGCTGGCCGTCGCCGGGGTGGTGGCGCTGGCGGCCATCCCGATGCTGAGCTTCGCCTTCGCCTACGGCCTGCACGCACTGGGGATCACCCTCGGCTGGTCGTTCCTGATCGTGGCCGGCGTCTACCTGGTGCTGGCGGCGGTGCTCGGGCTGCTGGCGCTGCGCTCCTTCAAGAAGGTCGAGAAGCCGCAGCGCACCATCGACGGCGCCAAGGCCACCGCCGACGTCCTGAGGAAGGCCCGGCCCCGGCCGGCCACCGAGCAGGAGATCCACGCCGTCCTGGAGCGCTGA
- the nhaA gene encoding Na+/H+ antiporter NhaA produces the protein MQVAEALRTETVGGILLLASAVVALVWANLWPHTYESVRGFTVGPAAPLHLDLTLETWAKDGLLTVFFFVAGIELKRELTVGDLRDRWAAALPVVAALCGMAAPALVYTAVNLGGGGDPAGWAIPTATDIAFALGVLAVVSTHLPSALRAFLLTLAVVDDLGAILVIAVFYTSAIKLWALLAAFAGLVVFFLLHRRRVHGWYLYVPLGLVVWALMHESGVHATVAGVAMGLMLRCTPDKGEQHSPAERIVHRVRPLSAGFAVPVFALFAAGVAVSPGALREVVTGAAPLGVVLGLLLGKSVGVFGGTWLTARFTRAELDPSLKWADLYALATLSGIGFTVSLLISELAFPGDPELAARAKAAVLVGSLLCALLACVLLRLRNRHYRQLWEEEERDEDGDGIPDVYQNDPRSGAPEAPPE, from the coding sequence ATGCAGGTCGCCGAGGCACTGCGCACCGAGACCGTGGGCGGCATCCTGCTGCTGGCCTCCGCCGTGGTGGCGCTGGTCTGGGCGAACCTCTGGCCGCACACCTATGAGAGCGTCCGCGGGTTCACCGTGGGCCCGGCCGCACCGCTCCATCTGGACCTGACGCTGGAGACCTGGGCCAAGGACGGCCTGCTGACGGTCTTCTTCTTCGTCGCCGGGATCGAGCTCAAACGCGAGTTGACGGTCGGCGACCTGCGGGACCGGTGGGCCGCCGCGCTGCCGGTGGTCGCGGCGCTCTGCGGCATGGCCGCGCCCGCGCTGGTCTACACGGCGGTGAACCTCGGCGGCGGCGGCGATCCGGCCGGCTGGGCGATCCCCACCGCCACCGACATCGCCTTCGCCCTCGGCGTACTGGCCGTGGTCTCCACCCATCTGCCGTCCGCGCTGCGGGCGTTCCTGCTCACCCTCGCCGTCGTCGACGACCTGGGCGCCATCCTGGTCATCGCCGTCTTCTACACCTCGGCGATCAAGCTCTGGGCACTGCTGGCCGCCTTCGCCGGGCTGGTCGTCTTCTTTCTGCTGCACCGCCGCCGGGTCCATGGCTGGTACCTCTATGTACCGCTGGGACTGGTGGTCTGGGCGCTGATGCACGAGAGCGGAGTGCACGCCACGGTGGCCGGGGTGGCCATGGGCCTGATGCTGCGCTGCACCCCGGACAAGGGCGAGCAGCACTCCCCGGCCGAGCGGATCGTGCATCGGGTGCGCCCGCTCTCGGCCGGCTTCGCGGTACCGGTCTTCGCGCTCTTCGCGGCCGGGGTGGCGGTCTCGCCGGGCGCCCTGCGGGAGGTCGTCACCGGGGCGGCGCCGCTGGGCGTGGTCCTGGGGCTGCTGCTCGGCAAGTCGGTCGGCGTCTTCGGCGGCACCTGGCTCACCGCCCGCTTCACCCGCGCGGAACTCGACCCCTCCCTGAAGTGGGCCGACCTGTACGCGCTGGCCACCCTGTCCGGCATCGGCTTCACCGTGTCCCTGCTGATCAGCGAACTGGCCTTCCCCGGCGACCCGGAGCTGGCCGCCCGCGCCAAGGCGGCCGTCCTGGTCGGGTCGCTGCTCTGCGCCCTGCTGGCGTGCGTGCTGCTGCGGCTGCGCAACCGGCACTACCGGCAGCTGTGGGAAGAGGAGGAGCGCGACGAGGACGGCGACGGCATCCCCGACGTCTACCAGAACGACCCCCGCAGCGGGGCCCCGGAGGCGCCGCCCGAGTGA
- the acs gene encoding acetate--CoA ligase, producing MSNESLANLLKEERRFAPPAELAAAANVTATAYEQAAADRLGFWAEQARRLSWATEPTEVLDWSNPPFAKWFADGKLNVAYNCVDRHVEAGHGDRVAIHFEGEPGDGRSLTYAQLKDEVSQAANALLELGVAKGDRVAVYLPMIPEAVVAMLACARIGAAHSVVFGGFSADAVASRIQDADAKLVITADGGYRRGKPSALKPAIDEAVERCPQVEHVLVVRRTGQETAWTEGRDLWWHDAVGGQSTEHTPEAHDAEQPLFILYTSGTTGKPKGILHTSGGYLTQTAYTHHAVFDLKPESDVYWCTADIGWVTGHSYIVYGPLANGATQVIYEGTPDTPHQGRFWEIVQKYGVTILYTAPTAIRTFMKWGDDIPAKFDLSSLRVLGSVGEPINPEAWVWYRENIGGGRCPIVDTWWQTETGAMMISPLPGVTETKPGSAQRALPGISATVVDDEAAEVPNGSGGYLVLTEPWPSMLRTIWGDDQRYLDTYWSRFEGRYFAGDGAKKDEDGDIWLLGRVDDVMLVSGHNISTTEVESALVSHPKVAESAVVGAADPTTGQAIVAFVILRGTAADSEDLVAELRNHVGRTLGPIAKPKRILVVHELPKTRSGKIMRRLLRDVAENRALGDVTTLTDSSVMDLIQAKLPSAPGED from the coding sequence AGCCTGGCCAATCTGCTCAAGGAGGAGCGCCGCTTCGCACCGCCTGCGGAGCTGGCCGCAGCCGCCAACGTCACCGCCACCGCGTACGAGCAGGCCGCAGCCGACCGGCTCGGCTTCTGGGCGGAGCAGGCACGCCGCCTCAGCTGGGCGACAGAGCCGACCGAGGTCCTGGACTGGTCCAACCCGCCGTTCGCCAAGTGGTTCGCCGACGGGAAGCTCAACGTCGCCTACAACTGCGTCGACCGCCATGTTGAGGCCGGCCATGGCGACCGGGTCGCCATCCACTTCGAGGGCGAGCCGGGCGACGGCCGCTCCCTCACCTACGCCCAGCTCAAGGACGAGGTCTCGCAGGCCGCCAACGCGCTGCTGGAGCTCGGTGTGGCCAAGGGCGACCGGGTCGCGGTCTACCTGCCGATGATCCCCGAGGCCGTGGTGGCCATGCTGGCCTGCGCCCGGATCGGCGCCGCGCACTCCGTGGTCTTCGGCGGCTTCTCCGCCGACGCGGTCGCCTCCCGCATCCAGGACGCCGACGCCAAGCTGGTGATCACCGCCGACGGCGGCTACCGGCGCGGCAAGCCCTCGGCCCTCAAGCCCGCCATCGACGAGGCCGTGGAGCGCTGCCCCCAGGTGGAGCACGTCCTGGTGGTCCGCCGCACCGGCCAGGAGACCGCCTGGACCGAGGGCCGCGACCTGTGGTGGCACGACGCGGTCGGCGGCCAGTCCACCGAGCACACCCCCGAGGCGCACGACGCGGAGCAGCCGCTCTTCATCCTGTACACCTCGGGCACCACCGGTAAGCCCAAGGGCATCCTGCACACCTCCGGCGGCTACCTCACCCAGACGGCCTACACCCACCACGCGGTCTTCGACCTCAAGCCGGAGAGCGACGTCTACTGGTGCACCGCCGACATCGGCTGGGTCACCGGGCATTCGTACATCGTCTACGGACCGCTGGCCAACGGCGCCACCCAGGTGATCTACGAGGGCACCCCGGACACCCCGCACCAGGGCCGCTTCTGGGAGATCGTGCAGAAGTACGGCGTCACCATCCTGTACACCGCCCCCACCGCAATCCGCACCTTCATGAAGTGGGGCGACGACATCCCTGCCAAGTTCGACCTGAGCAGCCTGCGGGTGCTGGGCAGCGTCGGCGAGCCGATCAACCCGGAGGCATGGGTCTGGTACCGGGAGAACATCGGCGGCGGCCGCTGCCCGATCGTGGACACCTGGTGGCAGACCGAGACCGGCGCCATGATGATCAGCCCGCTGCCCGGCGTCACCGAGACCAAGCCCGGCTCCGCCCAGCGCGCGCTGCCCGGCATCTCCGCCACGGTGGTGGACGACGAGGCGGCCGAGGTGCCCAACGGCTCCGGCGGCTACCTGGTGCTCACCGAGCCGTGGCCCTCCATGCTGCGCACCATCTGGGGCGACGACCAGCGCTACCTGGACACCTACTGGTCGCGCTTCGAGGGCCGCTACTTCGCGGGCGACGGCGCCAAGAAGGACGAGGACGGCGACATCTGGCTGCTCGGCCGGGTGGACGATGTGATGCTGGTCTCCGGCCACAACATCTCCACCACCGAGGTGGAGTCGGCGCTGGTCTCCCACCCCAAGGTCGCCGAGTCGGCCGTGGTGGGCGCCGCCGACCCGACCACCGGGCAGGCCATCGTCGCCTTTGTGATCCTGCGCGGCACCGCCGCCGACAGCGAGGACCTGGTCGCCGAGCTGCGCAACCACGTCGGCCGGACGCTCGGCCCGATCGCCAAGCCCAAGCGGATCCTGGTGGTGCACGAGCTCCCCAAGACCCGCTCCGGCAAGATCATGCGGCGGCTGCTGCGCGACGTCGCCGAGAACCGCGCTCTGGGCGACGTGACGACCCTCACCGACTCCTCGGTGATGGACCTCATCCAGGCCAAGCTGCCGAGCGCCCCCGGCGAGGACTGA